The sequence below is a genomic window from Lolium perenne isolate Kyuss_39 chromosome 4, Kyuss_2.0, whole genome shotgun sequence.
gtttttttgtccggcgcgccccaaatccctttggaagACGCTTtgcgggacgcggctggagatgctctaacattaTGAGTCAAAGGCCGCTGAGTATAGGTTTTAGGCATATCTGGGGTTAGAGCTGATAGATGTAATCATTTAGTGAAACATTTGATAAATGTGAATCTATCTTTGGAACCTGATGCTTTCCACGTGTAGAAATTAACAAAATCAGGCTTGTTTAAGGCCAAGTCATTATATTTAGATTACATGAATGGCCACACACGGTTCCTTAGAAAATATATATCGAAAATATAAGTATCCCAAAAAATAAAGATTCAATGGGGTTCTTACATCGTCGAGCGCTTCTCATAAAAGATAACTTGACAAGACGGAATTGGCATGGTGGTAAAAAAATATGTTGTTTTTGTAATTAAGATGAATCAATCCAACATTTATTTATTGTCTGTCGCTAGAAAAAATAGTATAGCGTATTGTGCATTATTTCCCCAAAACATATCATGAATCTTTTTGGTAATTGGCTAGTGTAAGTTGTTATGAAAGACAAAGTACAAATTCGAGTGGTGTATGTACTTTACTTTGGGTCATATTGAATGTGAGAAATGATTATATCTTTACCAGGGAAAAATATATTTCTTTTATACGGGTTATCCCACTGGCCAGCCATTAAATACGTATGTGGTTTTACAACCAATGGAGAAGCAAGAGGATTTGGATACTGGGTGCAACTGGTTTGAGATGGTTGCATGAGATATATACAACAAGGCGTCTGGTGCTTTGATCATAAGTTAACATGCCGATGCAGAGCCATTTCATGTTTTCTCTTGTTTTCAGCTGGTTGATCCATGTATCGATATGTGACCCATGATGTAATTCTTTGCAAAACTTGAACTGCTGCAATAGAAATAAAGAGCAGCATACATcagttgatgcagaagatggagcATCGTctccttttttaaaaaaaatgcaCTTGTTGTTGCGCTTACATATACTACCTTCATTAAAAAAACAAGACATATATATTGTTCTAAAAAGTTAAAAAAAGAATCGTCTATACTACAATATCATTATTACAAGATGCATCATGCACTATACTTTCATACGAACTTTCATATTATGTATATTTTGTATTCTAAAAATTGTTAGTTTATTCTATAAGTTCAGATGAACATTGCACCATTTGACTTTGGAAAAAAAATGCACGTCTTCTTTTCTCACCATCTTTTCTTAACTTGGGTGTGTATACCAACAGAACCCACCGCCACATATTCATTCCTTGCATTCACCCACTTATCTTCCACTCTCTATGATAGGCGGGACAAGCTAGTCTATTGTCAACATGGTAACTGACCCGCAAATATGGTTCAAGCTAAATAATTATACTATCCACACACCCATCCTTTCTACCGATTTCAaagttttaattttttatctttCAAACCAAATATAATATTTATGATCCAATTGGATATTATTTTTTACGGTGTTGAAATATTCATAAATAGTTCAATCTTATTTTTTCAAAACAATTGAAACATTAATTTTCAAACAATAATAGAACTTATATGGAACTAATTTATAATTTTTGACTTGTCTCATATCAGCATGACACATGGTTAGTTAATATAATAGAGATTTCTTGAGTGTTACATTGTGTAATTTTTCTGGTAGTACATATTTTTTGAAGGTATTTCACCATATTTTACTTAGTTCCACATATGTATCAGGTTCCATCCTGTTTTGAATGTACCTCTTTAAAATAAACCAATGTCATCGTACATCCATGTATGACTAGGAAATACAAGGAAAAGCTGATAATTAAAGGGATTAATTCTTAAGGTCCTTTATGCAAAAAAGAAAGGAATTACAATCACCTTTGTACCTTGTCAATGTAGTTTATGCAGAACATGTGTTACAATCTCCTTTGATAAAATATAGTAGGAGTGTCTAGGTCCTACGAGACCCCGACTACACTACAAAAAAAACATGTGCATAACTCTAGGAGAACCCCCAACAAATTCCTCAGCTTGTAAAGATGCCAACATAAGGGAAAGACGAGACTAATAAaccggaaattcaatttggctctctggtgcgtatgctccctctactaaaaaaatcatattttgaaaTATTGAAAAATTTGGACAAAAGATTCTACATGTAAATattcataatatatgtgtgttcgtcaagtttcacaaaaaaaaaccaatattttttgtggtctatgtaaaaaggagaaagtttatcttgtcaaaagcattatttttagcactgaattctgtatttttttacacacgtcacatgataagtcaattttttatgaaacgatttTGTGAGCACGTatcacatgaagatgtacgtgcgaatttttttgtttcaattttttctgaaatttaaaatatatgtaagatgcatttcaaaatattgggAGCATATACACCCCTGTTCCAAAATACAGTTCCCCAAACCCTCTAACCAACCATTATAAATATTCAAAGGACCTAGGAATAACATCTCTCTAGCCTCAGAATCTAGTATAAGTTGAGGCATTTTTTTGTGCACACTAATACTTTCTCCTATTCCCAAGCATGACCACCTCTAGATGTCCTTCGTTCGCCGCACTACCACAAAATGCATGTTGGGGTCAAGAAAACCCATTACTCCATGGTGCATAGTCCCTATAATGCTTTCTGAGCACCAATGTCGGCCTCTATATCTGTTACATGGCATGCCACCGCGGAGCCGCTATATGCACTACCATTGAGGCCTTAGTTAACCTACAAGAGAATTTCACAACCACCGCTCGATCCCATTCCTGCCCGTATGGAAGCCATTTTGTGTATTTATCTCCTCCTTCACCCAATCAATCATCGTTGCCATGGTCTCATCATCATCTCCTTACCCCGCTGACGTGGTCCCTTCTCATCGAAGATCTCTTTCAACTGACATGAAGGTCAACACTCATCAGGTGTTTGACAAAATTGTGTTAAAGTAACTTTTTGTGTATGATGGATTCACATAGTTCTATAATCATTTTGATGATGTTCCGCACATGTGCTAAAGTTTTGAGTTGGATGTTCATTTAGAAAAGTTGTCGGGAGAGAAGTTGGATGCCTtttttgatgatgatgatgaagatgaagagagtcCACTTTATGATACCAAATACAATCTTCTTGGTGGTATCTATCCAAGAATCAACGAGAACGGACACTAAACGAGAATTTAGAGTGGACCTTCTTGTTTCTAGGATAAGAATACCTTGGGCGACACCAGGACTACTTTCGTGAGTATGATTGCATGGGGCTCCTATCAGACCTCGGAGGACAACTGATCGATTTTAGGGATTGTTTCAAGTTACCGATGGATATGGCTTCACATGAGTAACTTTACAATGACCTTGTGAGTCACCAATAATATCCACATACGTAGTGATAGTCTTCATTTAGATCATTTTTCACATCTATTTTACCCTATGTGATGTTGGATCATCTATGTTTTGTCATTTCAAATGCATTTGCTTCTGTGTGCTTGATGATGGTTAGGCAATTTGTGATGATATGATTAGATGATCCGCGGCGTGAAAGTTTCATTATGAATTGTTGATTAACGATGCATTTTTTAGTATATCGTGCAAattttgtttaaatttgaattcaacGTTTTGAAAACAAAAAATCAGCATCCGTGTACTCGTGTGCACGTCATCGACCGGAAGCGAGAAGATAAGACGAGATCGGAGCTGTCGTCGGCGGGCGTCAGATTGTTTATATTTTTCTTGTGTTTCGTCGGTGATGAGCACGAGCAGCGTCGATAGGATATGGCGTCCCAACCACGCTGCGGCACGTAGCGTGGCGGCCGCTCTATTTAACTTCACTTCGCTTGGTGGAGAGGAGCCATCCATTTCCATTTCCATTTCCATTTTCCATTTCTttcgagaagaagaagaagaagcaaacAAGATGATGAGGAACCAAAAGAGCCGTGCTCACGAGTGCAAGGTCGACCACATCGACcttatccccgggatgccggacgACGTCGCCGTCGACTGCCTCGCGCGCGTCCCGCACCGCTCCTTCCGCTCCATGCGGGGCGTCTGCCGCGGCTGgaggggcgccgccgccgcgccggagTTCGCCCTCGCGCGCGCCGACGCCGGCGCCAACGAGGATCTCGTCTTCCTCCTGCAGTTCGGCATCCCGACGGACGGCaaccccgccgtcgccggagacgcgCCGGCGAGCACCCAGGCGTACGGGGTCTCGGTCTACAACGTCACCACGGGCGAGTGGCGCCGCGAGCGCGCGGCGCCGCCGGTGCCGATGTTCGCGCAGTGCGCGGCGGTGGGGAGCCGCCTGGCCGTGCTGGGCGGGTGGGACACCAAGACCTTCGAGCCCGTGGCGGACGTCCACGTGCTGGACGCCACCACCGGCGTGTGGCGCCGCGGCGCGCCGATGCGGTCCGCGCGGTCCTTCTTCGCGTGCGCCGAGGCGGGCGGCAAGATCTACGTCGCGGGGGGCCACGACAAGCTGAAGAACGCGCTCAAGACGGCGGAGGCGTACGACGCGGGGGCGGACGCCTGGGACCCGCTCCCGGACATGTCGGAGGAGCGCGACGAGTGCGACGGCATGGCCACCGTCGCCGGCGACCGGTTCCTCGCCGTCAGCGGGTACCGCACGGGCCGGCAGGGCGGGTTCGAGCGCGACGCGGAGTGGTTCGACCCGGCCGCCCGCGTGTGGCGCCGCCTGGAGCGCGTGCGCGCGCCCCCCTCGGCGGCGCACGTGGTGGTGCGCGGCCGCGTCTGGTGCATCGAGGGCACCGCCATGATGGAGTACCGCGGGGAGCGCCGCGAGTGGCGCGAGGTCGGCCCGTCCCCGCCGGGACTCAAGGCCGGCACGGCGCGCGCGGTCGCCGTCGGCGGCGGGGAGCGCGTGGTGGTCACCGGGGCAATCAGTTCTGGCGGGCACGCGCTGTGGGTGTTCGACGTCAAGACCAAGATCTGGACCGTGGTGTGCCCTCCGCCGGAGTTCGCCGGCTTCGTCTTCTCGGTGGGATCTGTGCGGGTGTGATGGTTCTTGGTAGCTGCCGTGGTTGGCCGTCCCCACTCCCTTGGTAGGAGGAGATTAAGTAGATTAGATTGGTATGCCTGCAGCCTGCTACCCATGGATTCCGATGGAGGACCATCCTGTACGGGAGATGAGCGCAAGGCAAGATGCAATTGGAGAGGGCAGATTGTAGTTGGCTCTGTTCATCAGTTTCTGTAATTCTGTTACTACTGAACTGAATTACTCTTGTTGGTCAACTAATGGAGAAGTACTAGTAGTGTAGTTATCCTAGTTTATGGAATCTGTTCTACTCCTAGTAGTAATATAGTATAACTCAATTAACTCTGCTTCTCCCCAAGAAATCCACCATTAGGGGTTTACAGGACAGCACCTCCTGTTGTTCTTCTCTACGATGAATCAGCAACATTcacagaaactcaattcggctccccgGTGCATATGATCCCTCTAAAATAAAAACatatttccaagtgttaaaaaaaatttgacaaaaaaatttacatgtacatcttcataatatatgtgtattagTCAAATTTCACTAAAAATAATATATTTTTGTATTCtaagcgaaaaagagaaaatttatcttgtgacaagtctttgtttcagcaTCGAATTTTGTCTTTCGCCACTTGCTCCATCTACTGCACCGCGGCCACCAAAATGTCGATATGGTAGCGGGCCTTGTCCTTCGCCACTGCCGCCACCACTTCATCCCTCGCCGCAATGGCCTCCCTCAGCTCGCGGTTCACCCGGTCGATCCACGTGCGCTCATGTCCCTTCCATGCGACTGTCGCTAGGTCGGAGCTCACGTATGCCCGCCTCATGGATAGCGCATCACGTGAGCTTGCACCTCCGCCGCCTAAGCCTGACGGGCGTCCAGAGGGAGGCTCTCGAACAATGCGACCAGCGCTTGCTGCTCGACACTCACACCCTTGCCCTCCTCGTCATCGGTGAGAAAGTCGATGCCATCGTTGTCCTCATCGTCGACAGTGTCCGCGGGTGGGGTCGCCGCTAGGTTCGctctagccgccaccatcgccgCCACGAGCTCTGCCTGGAGGTCGGCCATTGTCGCCGCCACCGCCCTAGTCTCTGCCACCTCCAACTTCGCCGCCACCACTGCCCTAGCATCCACAACCTCCGCCCGCCTCCAGCTGCTCGGCTTGGCGGCCATACACGGTCGTGTGCTCCTCCGCGAATGCCTTTGTCGCTTGGAGGGCGGCAAGGTCCGGATCATCTGGGTTTACGCGGCAGGCCATCTTAACAAGGCGGGCCCAGGTGCGGTTGTCCTCGGCCATGGTGAAACTGTAATCGTTGGCGGCAGGCCTTGACGGAACGTTAAACTACCATTACCGAGCTTGACGCCGTGAGGGAAAAAAATACCTCCAACGCAAACGGTCACCACTGCCCTATACAACCTATTGGTGTCCGCTCGCGGGCGAAGGCAAACACGCGCGGTCACTTTTGCCGGCAATTTTGCGCCGGCCCGATAGAGATTGCCCTTAATCTACGTATATAGTACGTTGTAGTCAACTGCAACGGGAGAACACACAGTCGGGGCCGGATGTACGATTCTGAACACGGTGGCGAAGTTCTGTAAAAAATAAACCTGTTTCGAAGTACACTTACTTGGACAACTGTAGCCATAGGAGGGTGCCACGAGCCAGCGATCCAGCCATTCCCCCTGCCACCTCGCTTCTTACCTCACTAGGGCCCACCAAGCAGTGACTTAGCCATTTCTCCCGCCACCTCGATTCTCACTTCCATCCCTGTCAAATCGTCGATACCATCGGCACCCTCCCTCTCGAAGCCGATGTTTGATCTTCGGCTACACCAACCATAAGACTCTGGCCGCCACCTCGGCTGTTATGCTTGCTTCTCCTCCTTCCTGCCCTATCCACTCGAGGTGAACTCGCACATTGATGTGCACGCAAGGTGCTCGATCCTTTGGCATTGCTAGATTTTGTTGATCTTGCATGCCTTCCGGTCAATTGATTGATTGTTGTTTCATCAATAGGCTATGGATAGCAACGACGAGATGATGAGATGATGATGCATGCTTCCATGGAAAAGGCCCATgccgttgttgatgaagaagagcAATTAGTCATCCTTGCTTACCTTCTACAATTGCAAGCAACCAAGATGAACAATGTCGTTCCTAGTGGTGGAGGTTCCAAGTTCAGGAGAAGGAAGAGCAAGGAAAGGTAGAGGATGGAGGGTCATGCCATGCTATCACACGGCTTGTACCCGAAAGGAGTTTCACCGCTGGTATAGGATGACTAAGGAGTTGTTCACGAACTCGGTGAATGGTGTGAGGGTGTACGATACCTACTTTGTGATAAAGAAATATGTTGTCGGAGTGTTTGGTATCTCTTAAATTCAGAAGTGCAGTGCTAATATGAGGATACTTGCATATAGATCCCATGCCGATACACGTGACGACTACCTTTTTTGCGAGGAAGTGACGActacctttttttttttgaacagcggAGTCCCCCGAAGGGGCCAGAACCTTTTCATTCCAATAACAGAGGGAGTACAGAACTATTACAAAGGACCGCATAAAATGCAGAAATTACATATGGATCCCTGCCTTTTGTATAAAAGACCCTACTAAAAACATtagaaaagcaatcaggtcctttCTCTTCCCCTCTGCGGAGCTAGGAGCTCAGCTCGCTGCAGCCATGGCTGGAGACGAGGACAAAACCACTTGTCTCCAGTCTGACTAAGCCCTCAGCGCCTGAACTCCAAAAGGGCCTCCCATTGGAGGTTGAAATTTCGCCGGAGATCATGTCCGGCTTGATATGGCTCTTTGTAGCCAACGATTTCAGCTTCCAGAACTTGGTCGCTGAGAAGAAGCTCCAAGATGATATGGCTCCATAACTCCAAATCCCTCTAGTCACAACAGCTGCAGTGGCCGCTTCGATCTGTATCACCACCACGGCGCCCAAGAAATCGAAGCAAAACAGGGAAAACAGTTGGACTAGAAGAGAAGAGGCACGACAGCACCACTTGAAAGAAAATAACCTGCCATAGATCCCCAAGAACCTGCCACGGATCTGAGGAGGAGACATGCGGAGAGGATGGTGGTGCCGACGAACCAGGGCAGACGCGTCCAGGCTCTGCATCTCATCCTTCCACCTTGGAAGCATGCGTAAGATGCAGCAGCTGGACTCAAAGGCCTTATTGTCGGAGATCCCTAGGATTTTCTTCTCCGTCGACGGATGCGCTCGCCACCAGCGCAAGACGATGAAGAAGCTCGACCTTAGGACGCGCCAGATCTGGCCAGCAAGATCTAGTGCTCTACTCCTAGACGCCACGAAGGACCAACTACTAACCCTAGACCTAGTATGTACAACACGACGAGCAGGGCGCCGCCTCAGCCACTCCCCAGCGGCATGACCGCCGATGAGGGCCTTGGCCCAGCCCGGAGCAGAGGAAAACCTACCCAACTACTGTAGCGAGGAGAGAGGTGGGGAGGGGGGAAATGGGTGCCTTTGACGACTACCTTTGCATGGCCAAGTCCACAACCGTTGAAGTCATGCATCGATTTTGCAAGGCAGCTACCACATTGTGTGGACCATACTATCTGAGAGGACCCATTGAAgcagaaaaaactcgtaccatggCACAAAACGCATAGATGAGATTTCCTGAGATGCTTGGAGGCATCGATTCCATGCATTGATCATGGAAGACTATCCATTTTCTTGGCAAGGCTTATAGAAAGGgcatcatggatattgcagtgtgatgcttgaagctgtggcggcTCATGACCCATGATTTTTGCACGCTTTCTTTGGTATGGCGGGATCTCACAATAACATCAATGTTCTACATTGCTCAACAGTGTCTGTGATACTAGGTGAAGGCTATGATCCAGAAGTGCAAATATATATGAGGTGAATAGCCATCACTATACCAAAGTGTATTACCTAGCCGATTGCATCTATCCAAGGTAGTAGAAATTTGTAAAGACAATCAACGAGCCCCAAGCTCACAAAGAGTCTTAGATTTCTTACCGTCAGGAGTCTTGCAGCAAGGATTTCGAGAGGTCATTTGACATGCTCCAATCTCGTTTGTAATTGTCTGGTACCCCGCTCTAACCTCGTCTCAAGACTATATGTGGGAAGTGATGCATGCTTGTGTAGCCATGCACAACATAATTATTGAGAGTGAGCGTGGAGGTCACCAGCAAGGGATAATCATTTGTATGATCACTAGGGCCCTCTTGCTATTATTGAGCACCGGCTACCTGCAAGAGATATTGCAATTCAGTGTTAGCTTGTGTTTGCTGTGCTCATGCCATACATCAGTTTCTGTTCTGAGTTCTTATCTTGTGAGAGTTAATGGCAGTAGCTTTTGTCGTTAAGGACATTAGCTTGTGAAATTGGGGATAGGTGTCACTTTAATTTCTCACAAAAATCAAGGTTGTGCGAACTGTGGACAAGGAGGGGTATAGTAGGCAGTGACCCGGAAACCGTACCGCCAATGCATTTGGAGGTAGCAAAAACCATAATAGGTTCCTTTGTGCTAAAGTTTTGCAACATGATCAAAATAGTTGTTTTGTCCTCTGTCGTAAGGCGGGACGTGGGGCGGAACTCTTCTTTAATCCTTCTTAAATCCATTACCTCCTTGTGTTGTCATTCTTGTTTTGTGGAACATTCTCGCACCGTCGAGACCAATGAGGACACCACATCTAAGACGATGCGTGGTAACGCGGTGATCAACTTAGGCTCACTAGGTATCGATAATTCAACTAAATATTTCCTTTCATTTTCTACTACAAATATTTCTACAAAGTTCTCTAGCAATGAAAACAAAATGACTGTGTCGACTAAATCTTTGAGATACATGGAGTTTGATAGATTAGAAGTCATTCCAAAAATCTTAAGCAAGTCGGATACCACCCATTTAGATGAGGAAGAGATGCATTCCACATCTTATTGGCGAGGTATCAGAGGTGGGGTTGGATGAGGCGATGCTTAGTTTAGTTTATTTACTTAGAGCATCCAATGGGAAATCCAAAGCTACATACAAACAATAATAGTCAAAAACCGAATAAAAAGGCAAGAAAGTCTAAATCTCCAATTCTTTCCCAATGAATAACATATTTACGAATATAAGAGGTCTTCATTACTTGGCTAAATATTTGCATATTTCTGATTGTATTCATAAACATGAGTTGGATAAATTGTAAACCACCTATCGAGTGGTGTTGATTTCACTTGGATTTCTCACCCACCTCGTAGACAATCTAGAGGCTTATTACTTGGCGTTAGAAAGGACACGATGAATGTATTGGCTAGTTTGGGTGGAGCATATGAAGCTCCATATTCAAAACAACACTGATAATTTCGCATGGAGTTTGGTCACCGCGTATAGAGCAGCCTAGGATGAATATAAAGCTTCCTTCCTTCGTGCATTGTTTAATTTAGAAAAAGATAACGCATAATTTATTTTTATAGGAGAGGACTTTATTTGCTCAGATTTCCACACGAGAAGAGTAGAGACGCATTGGAAAATCATTGGACTTTTTTTTTATTTAATGTTGTCATTTACGGTTTAGAATTGAGAGAGGTATCAATGATGAAAGGCAGTTCACCTGGGCGAAGATGAAAACTTGGATCACGTACTTACATATGGACACTAATTGGAAACGTAAATTTCCAATAGTCACGGTATGGGCCCTAGCACGTATAGAGTCGTTGTTGGATCATGCTCATATTCTGTTGACCACGGGAACGCCTAGACCAAGGTGTAAAGACACCAAATCAAATTCAAAATTGGATGGTTACAATGTTACGGTTTTTCTAATATGGTTAAAAATGTTTGGGAGCAACCTGTTGCCGATCGTAATCCTATCTAAAGGTGGAATAAAAAAAATATGTGTATTGCGTAAATACCATAGGGGATGGGCAAGGCATACATTGGGCAGCAAAAAGTCAAAAGGCTTCAGCTGCGATCCATAATTGATGATATAGAGGCCATCACAGAAGTTTGATCTTTATCAAAGCAAGGGGTTGAACTAAAAAGTCAATCCCCCTGCGCGCAAAGAGAAACTGACTGTAGGCTTCTTATCAACCTTCTGGACTTCCTTGAGGAATCTCGCCCCCTTTCTGCGCCAGAATCCCGTCTGCGCTCTCTCACTATGGATGCTCTTCATGTCTCCATTAGGGAGCGATCTCTTTACTGGAAGGCCCGAGCTAAAATCCGTTTCGCCCTTGAAGGGGATGAAAACACCAAATTTTTCCACGCTTCCGCGACCTGCAGGCTCCGTAGAAACTCCATCTCGACCTTATCGGTTGATGGGGGCGACACCTCCGACCATCCTGGCAAGGCCGCCCTTCTTAAAACTTACTTCTCTGGGCTTCTGGGCTCGGTCACCCCCACTTCCTGGTCCTTTGACCTGAACTCCCTGTACCCCAACGCCCCTCCAATGGCGGCTGGCCTTAGCGCGCCGTTCTCCCAAACTGAGATTAAAGACGCCTTCGCTTCCATGAACAAGCTGTCTAGCCCGGGCCCTGACGGGTttgggccgtcctttttctccaccTTTTGGGAAACGGTTGCCCCGGATGTTTTTGAGGTCTTTTCCTCCTTTTTCGATGGATCCATCGACCTCACTCGTATCAACAGAGCATACCTTGTCCTCCTCCCCAAGACCGACTCCGCCTGCCACCCCTCTCAGTTTCGCCCCATCTCCCTTCAGAATTGTATTATGAAAGCTATCACCAAGGTTCTTACCTCCAGGCTTCAGCTGGCTATCCACTCCTTAGTTGACGCTGACCAGACGGGCTTCTTATCTGGGCGGCGTATCTCGGAAAACATTGTTTACGCCGCGGACCTGCTCCGGACCTGTCACTCCAGAAAGGCTCCCACCATTGTCTTTAAAATCGATTTCCGCAAAGCCTTTGACTCGGTGAACTGGGGTAGCCTTCTGGCTATCCTCAAGGCTCGAGGTTTTGATGATAAATGGTGCTCGTGGCTGGATCAAATCCTCCGTACTGGACATACGGCCATCCTCCTCAACGGTGTTCCTGGGGATTGGATCCGTTGCAAGAATGGCCTGCGGCAGGGGGACCCCCTCTCCCCCTATCTTTTCATCATCGTTGCGGATGTTCTGCAACGCCTTGTCCGGGTTGCCTGGCAGCAGGGCTCCCTATCCCACCCCCTCTCTCAAACCACCCCCTGTCCGGTCCTCCAGTACGCGGATGACACCCCCATCCTGTGCAAGGCTGACCTCGGGGCGGCTTCCTCTCTTAAGAAATTGCTTGATGACTTCGCGGCTGCCACCGGGCTGGCGATCAACTTCCACAAGTCCTGCTTCGTCCCC
It includes:
- the LOC127293994 gene encoding F-box/kelch-repeat protein At2g44130; translation: MMRNQKSRAHECKVDHIDLIPGMPDDVAVDCLARVPHRSFRSMRGVCRGWRGAAAAPEFALARADAGANEDLVFLLQFGIPTDGNPAVAGDAPASTQAYGVSVYNVTTGEWRRERAAPPVPMFAQCAAVGSRLAVLGGWDTKTFEPVADVHVLDATTGVWRRGAPMRSARSFFACAEAGGKIYVAGGHDKLKNALKTAEAYDAGADAWDPLPDMSEERDECDGMATVAGDRFLAVSGYRTGRQGGFERDAEWFDPAARVWRRLERVRAPPSAAHVVVRGRVWCIEGTAMMEYRGERREWREVGPSPPGLKAGTARAVAVGGGERVVVTGAISSGGHALWVFDVKTKIWTVVCPPPEFAGFVFSVGSVRV